The Cheilinus undulatus linkage group 17, ASM1832078v1, whole genome shotgun sequence genomic sequence gACCCTTATTTAGATACAAAACACATTCCTAAATCACTGAGAGTCATGTGAGATGACCGACATACAtccaatactgcttaaaatgcaggaatTTATGCAGTGAtccgataccgtttggttttattttgctttgtttagccatgctaaatgttagcgctataaactggaaatcaattcttcatTGCTGCCAGAAAACACTGCGTGCATAAGCTACCGTTTTTAGGGCAACGAAGAAGAACCAAAAGACCCACTGCAGCAGAGAATGgtgtctgtgtgacagtttttccttgaatgtgattgttaaaaCCGGCGCTGTCGTACGCGaaaagaagtgacacagtttatcaacagttgaataacttttgaaccattaatCATtccctttccttgtttttcctcttgaagctagctgttgtgccttCCCACTGACGCTATTGATGCTTTTGAATCCCTTgaggcagcattttcagcgaacctggaactcgtgtgactctTGGAGACTTTAATGAGTAAATCCTcaccagtaaacccgatattgaaagtctttttatctattttaatccaattatgatcatttattaccgctagcttgaatgctaaccgccatgctgcctgaatagagcatagaGGAGAGAGATAGAAAGAGCCTGTGGTGCAGCCCCCtgtaattattgttatttaatatGGGGGTCATATGTATAtatagggtcacagagatgctgtacattatgattctatttgttgagccatgttctgagtcaaaaaTAGgcctaaaataatttgctagtctgcacagtcagttcATAAAGTTtacactggtatcggatcagtccTCGGAAttggccgatacccaacaccttggtatcaaaACATCCCTAGTTCCACTTAAACTGCAGCTTTCccacagctacatctgagctaacagctaccgtGCCAGCAGCCATTGAGTCACAAGCCCACGCtgaagcagaccaggagaaAAGCAAAGAGATATTTTCCATCATGATAAGCTTAATCTCTACTCCACACAAAAACGTGGTCCACTTCTGGAAAACTAATCACTGCACTAGCGGTTGCAAACAGCAACTAATCCCTGCCTGAGGCTACGGCCTCTTTCTCTTaaacaacactgattggtctgagCAGTGCTCGACTTGGCTGAAACATTTGAATTGGGGGTTTTCAAGATGCAGTTGCCTGATGACAGGGATGGAGTCTGGCTAATTCATctcctttgcaaggttagcactCTGGAGGAACCTTTAAAATCACCGACTActttacagtgttaattttggcagctgtttttaattttagtttttgtcatagaCTTTTGATTACATGctttttagttttggtcacatttaaaacatttctactctttctagttttagtcaacgaaaactcagaaaaattttagtctagttttagactaaaacataaaaagtcctcacattttagtctttactttaagtccaagcatttcttctcttgccttaatctggtaccaaatcatggtagtgtgttctctgcaccctgctaaacctggggtccctgctttttacagctgagaggcagaagagaaacagattgtttttgacagatttacccacagtggagaaatatcatggattttgaatgttttaagaaaactacattacattttagtctagttttagtcatcacagatctgtttttggttAGTCCTAATCTAGTTTTtgccatggaaaaaaaggctgttgacaaacatatttagtcatagttttagtcgatgaaattagtACTGCTACTTTAGTgccccaaaaaaacaacaaatgttggTTAACTTCATCTGCATATCCCATAAAAAGATTCAACATAAGATTaaacatttagaaaatgttATGTGGTTTCAGTGGTGCTTcatgttgctgctgcagcacttAATGGTTGTTAGTAATAGACTTAAGATCATTTCTTCACACTGATTTAACCCCAGGAAGACTTAAAAtgatttcatgtttgttttattttcacatatAGAGGGGTGCTGTGTCTGGATGTGTGAGTATATTTGAGCAAGTCCTTGTTTTATGACCATGACCATGTCcccatgaccttgacctttgacctccaaaatctaatcagttctttcttaaaGGCAAGGGTGtgaaacttaatcacagcaggggccggattctgaatttgggtctaacctgagtgtcaacctaaatgattaTGAGATTATAAGGTCAACATAATAAGTTAAatactcaaaatctgagataaaaagtcaaacttataagttttaaaggtaaaaacgtGACATCTAAAgtcaaaacaatatttttttaaaatgcaaaatatgagatagaatactgaaaccatgttttttcacagtcaaaaaattagataaaattcaaaatcatgatatttaacaatcaaaatatgagacaaaagtggaaattaggagttgaaatgttagcaaaactgagaaaaaaaaacaaaatcatgatatttaaaaataaaaaaaaaataggtaaaagagAAAGATAGGAGTTAAAATGTTAGCAAAACTGTACTGTATGTAACTGTATGTTAGCAAAAAATCATAAAGtgagataaacatcaaaatcaggagtttaaaatgtcaaaatatgagattaaattttaaaaacatgagttttaaaagtcaaaatatgaagtaagataaaaagaaaatcacaagttttaaaagtcaaagtgtaaaataagattaaaaaaaatcatgagttgtaagggtaaaaaaaattgataaaagtcaaagttaggagtttaaatggacagcaaaactgagaaaatttttttttcaaaaatattcaaaaatgaaaatgtaagataaacatcaaagtcatgagttaaaaatgtcaaaatattagattaaatttcaaattcatgagttttaaaagtcaaaatatgaaataagatgaaaaatcatgagttttaaaggtaaatcacaaaaataaaagtcaaagttaggagttgaaaaaggtcaaaacatgagataaaagtcaaaatttttacttcaaaaggtcaaaatatggtttaaaatgtaaacttatgaatctaaaaggtaaaaatatgagagaaaaagtcaagtTATGAGATgttaagtttaaaatatgaaataaacagttaaaaccataactttaagtcatgggagatgcaaatttaaaaatacagagaaaacacaaatttcttctacgttcctgactttttatccaaCTATTTTTAccgtttactttttctaatttttatcaCTCAACAAAGacattataaatcatcaaggttaagttttaaattttctgtactggaggaaatctacAGGCCTCATACtagtgggccagttctaataaaaatatatgatctggtgggccgggtataactgcaccacaaGCTGAATTTGGCACCAGGCCTTGTATTTGACGCCCCTGCTTTAAGGATTTACATTCTTGCAAGGTTGGACGAACATCTGTCCATGTGTTGCTGAGATAATGTGATCACAATAATGGCATGGATAAGACTGACAGAAGGACAACCTTAGATCATGATGCCTCAAGCCTCAGCTATCAGAGGCAAAAAAGATGTTAGATCTCCCTTTACTGGCTTTCTCTGCAGCTTTCAACCATCTGAAAGTGTTCGATATATTCTTAGATGAGAGCAGAAGTACGAGTTTTATTATCTCCAGTCTCACCTCCCACTGTTAAACACAGCAAACATACAGAATCACATTAATAGAGCAGTAGTATCAGTAGTGTCAGCACCACCTCCAAATTTACTCCTCACTCATCTTTAattcctcttcatcctcctcttcatctcacTGATATGTTTGCTCTCCCTGCAGGCGTTCCTCGTCTTCTTCATCCTCCAGCCGCCGACGTCAGTGGAAGCTTTTTATCCGCTCTGATATTCAGGTTAATCTGATTATGACGATCTTCTCTGAGACACCTCTCTGTCAATGACGGCCAAGATGGAGACGCCTTTCTACCACGACGACTCCCCCGCTGTCCCCGGCTTCAGCCAGATCGCCGAATACGAGCGCTACTCCGGGAACAAGATGCTGATGAGCAAGAAGGCCATGTCAATCGGGGGCGGTCATCACTTCTCTGGAGGTGGGGCTTCATCAGGAGGGAGAAGCGGGAACCACAATAACTTAGGGCTGGGTGGAAACGGCTCCCTGATGACATCAGCGGCGTCCACGGCGGACATGAACCTGCTGAAGCTGTCGTCTCCAGATCTGGAGCACCTCATCATCCAGTCCAATCAGGGCCTGGTCACCACCAGCCCTGTGTCCAACTCCAACAACCCCTTCATCTACCGCAACCAGGCCACCAACGAGCAAGAAGGATTCGCCGACGGCTTCGTCAAAGCACTGGCCGACCTTCACAAGCAGAACCAGCTGGTTGGGGGCAGCGCCATGTCCCCACCGCCCTCCTCCACCGTCTCCTTGCAGGCATCCTATCAGAGGAACCTGATGGCCGGCGGCGACATGCCCGTCTACACCAATCTGGGCAGCTACAACCCAGCTCAGATGGCGTACTCCGGAGCGCAGATGGGTTACGGTAGCAGCTCGAGCCATGGCGGCAGTGGAGCCGCTCAAGCCCACACTCGAGGCCTGGACGCCCCTCAGACAGTCCCTGAGGTCCCTCATCCTCCAGGTGACCCCACATCCCCACCCTCTCTGTCCCCCATCGACCTGGAGACTCAGGAGCGCATCAAAGCAGAGCGCAAGAAGCTCCGCAACCGCATCGCTGCGTCCAAGTGTCGAAAGAGGAAGCTGGAGCGGATCTCGCGGCTTGAGGAGAAGGTGAAGGTCCTGAAGAATCAGAACTCGGACCTGGCATCCACTGCCGCCATGCTGCGAGAGCAGGTCGCTCAGCTCAAACAGAAGGTCATGAGCCATGTCACCAATGGCTGCCAGATCACGGTCGGGTCAAACGCCGTCACCAAGCCTGGAGGAGGAGGCAGCGAGGACTCCAGCTGCTGAGGAGGCAGGGCGACTTTACGACGAGGACTTGGAAGTAATGAGTCGCTACTCAAAGATTTCGACGTTTCACTCACGCTCACAGTCAGATGAGCAGAGAGGAAGACGTCTGCGGTGCCTGAACAGGACGAGAGGAATTTAACGGATTTTTGTTGCCCTGTAAAAAGCTGTCTTCATGCAGCTGGAGGGGGCGGAGCAAAGAGGAGGGAAAGATGGATTCATCCCTAATAAGGGCAAATTTAAAGCTTTGGATAATTATGAATTATGACTTTTCTTCATTGTGAAAGTCCGTCGGCTTTGACGTGCACAGACTGGGATGACACTTTAGATGACTGGTGCAATAATTTCACTGacttcttatttttaaaaacataacctAAGAGGGAAAAAAGCTGCAGGAAACTGTGGAAATAAGTCAACTTAAAATGTACCAACatggtttaaataaataaaacataaaatgaacatttataCAGTTTAATGTTTataatttttgaaaagaaacaagaaaagacTGATCTAAAATTACAGAAGTGatttatttatcagtgtcacatcAGCGACTCATGTTGAAAGCTGAATTTCCTTGTCATATTTTCCTTCTAGGGTTGTACATTTCATGGAAAACTACTCCTGTCAAAAATTGGAAGAAATTTTAGGGATCCTAAGTGGAGGACTGGGATGCACATCTGcttttgttagcttgatgcaaACACACAATGAAAACTGCATTAAGGAGCTAACAGATTTAGCACTgctttgctcttattttaactaaaaaatCGATCTGTTTACCTCAGCATCACTGGGTTAATTAGATCAGTGGTCTCTAAAGTGGGGTCGGGAACCGCAGGACACTAACAGGGGGTCGCAGAATGGTTtccaaaacaaagagaaatttaaaatgatgtaaagtGGTATATTTACCCATTATTGAAAAACATAACCTTAATACTAGtgagatttgtgcttaaatgaaattaaaacacctTAAAATATCCATTTCTACATGATCGTCAGCTTGATGGCTCTTATTTTgggggctgaaaagtttgtgaGCCTTCATTTGACTGATCGTTAATTTagaaatgttcagttaaatAGTGTCTGAATTGAGAGAAGTGAAGTCAGCTTTTTAGCACATCACAGTTGCATCATCGGACTTTAccgctttcttcttcttttgttttgtaatgATCTTTTGCAAACAGCTTTCTGAAAGCCACCGTGTGGTGGTAGAGCTGCATTACAACCAGGCAAACTCTTcgatttttataaatcaaggACTGTTCAGTTATTCAAGAACACTTGCCCATCATTATTTCTCGTGAGTGttgaaaaacatcctttttactGCAAAATTTCTAAGTCCCTGAATGTCTCACTCGTGGTGCAGCAGTTTTCTTGTAATCTGGTACTTGTAGTTTTTTACATGTCCGTATCTAAAGCCACATTTACACAATAATCTCACAACTGgttgttttatttaataaataatagCGTAGAAAGATGGAAGGTTTTGAGAAATGGTTCCAGggtaaccttacaaagcagatttGCCAGACTCTATCTCTGTCgtcaggtaaatccatctttaaagctccaatctacaatgTCTGAataccaatcagcatcatttaaggagaaagaggTGGTAGTTGTGGGCGGGGCTTAGTTGGATTTTTAATGGTTGCCTCCCgtgcagtgattagcttggatgtagctttagcatagcgtcaggtttaccagaactggacgtTTCTGCATAAATTAGGGGgttaaaacaacactaaaaggtTTACATAAtggcagtgatttttttaaaacttttttttggtaCTGCTGGAAGTgaaaaacctttaaataaaaGGGTCCGAAAGTCCacaattgtgttttttaaatactggCAGACGATTTTGGGATTTCACCAGAAACATCAGAGGAAAGAAATGCAGGATTCGATTTCTAAGAACGTTGTGCtcaaaaagtttgatttttattatgcATTTGAACAAAGTCTTGATGCAGAGAAGGATCTAATTTAATTcaatagtattttttttaaatatccacCTTGTAATGACTGCTGTCGAATTGAGTGTTCATAGCTTCACTGACAATAATTTGTGAAATTTAGATATGAATTAGTAATATTTATTAATATGAAAAATGTTATGACAAAATTATATAAATTTCTACTTTTTGTTTCTGATTAGGTTTgtatttttgcaggtttttaaagaatcccattttttccaaggactgaaaaaatgcaaatgtctGGAAGGAATCTGAATTTGACCTCGTGTTCACACAATGTTGCAGCTGTTTAATGACTTTATAAGATGTGGTTTTTATCTGCTATACTTTTGTCATCGTCACAGACGAAAACAGTTTTACTACCCGTACTGGCATGCCTCTTTCCTGTCAACAGGCGTGATCCAGCCTCGCTGGTCGCTCATTGTCTGAACTGAGTCGTTCCAATCCAACTGGAACGCCACACGGTTTAAATATTATGTCACTGTTTCTGTAAGAGCATGGTCATgacaaaaaaagggagaaaaactgttaaaaaggtCCTGCTAGCCTTTAAGCTTTGCTAATTTGCCCCCATTCTTTATATTATATACTGcacaaagcatgctgggatacgTAGCCATTAGCTAAGATGTTAGCAGTGAATCTTCTACACACAACTTTACTCCAATCTCTTCAAAATTGTgccaaaacatttctaaaggtTGCTATCAGCCCTGCCAGTCCACCATTCTTGTTTACATGGAGCGTTATAGCAGCATGGCAGTAACCATTAACCAGAACTACAGCGgctactagtggtgggaggcAGCGTTACAGTAAAGACAGAGGGTCTGGCTGTGATTGTGGgccaaaactgataaaaatatttgactttaCTCCTTTAGCCGGCACGCTCCTGCTTATAACGGCCAGTTAAATTGATTTAACATGTAAACTGGCTAAAAGGAGACTTTTAACAACACTGTTGGCCATCAGCT encodes the following:
- the june gene encoding junE proto-oncogene, AP-1 transcription factor subunit yields the protein MTAKMETPFYHDDSPAVPGFSQIAEYERYSGNKMLMSKKAMSIGGGHHFSGGGASSGGRSGNHNNLGLGGNGSLMTSAASTADMNLLKLSSPDLEHLIIQSNQGLVTTSPVSNSNNPFIYRNQATNEQEGFADGFVKALADLHKQNQLVGGSAMSPPPSSTVSLQASYQRNLMAGGDMPVYTNLGSYNPAQMAYSGAQMGYGSSSSHGGSGAAQAHTRGLDAPQTVPEVPHPPGDPTSPPSLSPIDLETQERIKAERKKLRNRIAASKCRKRKLERISRLEEKVKVLKNQNSDLASTAAMLREQVAQLKQKVMSHVTNGCQITVGSNAVTKPGGGGSEDSSC